The Rhinolophus sinicus isolate RSC01 linkage group LG13, ASM3656204v1, whole genome shotgun sequence sequence ttaaatagcatttttaaacCCCAAGACGGCTTTAGTAAGAAATCGCCACAGCTCTCTTTAACTCCCTGCCCAAAGGCTATCCCCTTTCCCCTGTCCTCTTACACGTCCCATGTGTCCTCTTACACGTCCCATGCTCTGTCAGGTCACAACGCCAAGGCCAGAATATTAAAAAGTCCAAAGGTCCAAACGATTACAGAGCAGGGATGCTCTTAGAATAACGATCCTGGCTCTGCTCTCTCTCTGCTGTCAAATAGTATATTCTTACTCATTTCATCTTTCCCTCACAGAAAAGATTGCTCATTTGTTTTACCTGTGATCCTGTACTTTACAAATTAATCGTCCCAGggcaaaaagaataaacaaagatAAGTTTATCGATGTCACAATAAGCTTACAGATGTCACAAATAAGGGagccaaggaaaaaaaattcagccaGTAGGATCATCACTTACTCTGTTTGCTATTTTCTCCTTCAGAAATGGTTTTATGATGGCAAAAATGCCTTTGAATATTCGAGGCTCATTCACTACATGCACTGCTTTGATCCGAATGGGGAAACCATCCTGTGTGGGAAAGGAAGGGGATGTTAGCACATGCGGACTATTTGCAAATGGTCTGTTACCACAGCCTGCCTCCCCTCTTTAAATCTTCTTCATTTAGGCCCCATCACACGGGTCTGATGCTCACAACCTCCTCAAAGACAGCCCAAGAGGGGGCTGGATGGGAAGACAAGCCGCAGGGAAAGTCTCTCGGGGCCCACAGCTGGGTTAGGAGAGAGGCAAACAAGTGGAGAGCTGCTCCTCTGTGGCAAAAAATGGCCTGAGCCTATGTGGATGGATCTAGCAAATATGAGACCTGATCACTGCTGCCCAGGTGTATTTCTCAGGACGTCACTAGGTGTGATGCAAAAAAGGGTTCTGTGGTAGGTAAATATGTTCAGAAACAGTAGACTAAATATAGACAAACAGGTTTCCTTAACTGCAGGCCTATtcagagttgttgtttttaaatgagggaaaccaccttttcaaaagtaaattcttttttttaaatttttttatcggggaatattagggaacagtgtgtttttccaggaccccttcagcccaagtcaagtcgttgctttcaatctagttgtggagggcgcagctcactggcccatgtgggaattgaaccggcgaccttggtattatgagcactgagctctaaccactgagcaaaccggccacccaTTCAGAGCTTTTAATACGTAAATGTTTACAGTGAAATTCACAGGAAGGGACATACTACACCCCATTTCCTAAGCTTACTTAACCCAGGAACTTTGTCCCCAGATCATCTTATAGGACTGGAAAAACACGGACTCAAACTCATGATACTGACCCTTGCACCGACACGGTCTTTAGCAGGAGGCATGCAAAGAAGAGTGGAAGCTAAGGGAAGCCAGAGTGCTGCCTCAAAGCCAGAATTCAAAGTTCTGATAATGACCTAGTGTGACACTGGTGTTTAAATAATCAGCCCAGTGCACAGCAGGGGCTCAAACGCATTGTGGAATTCGACAAGGAGAACGGCCCTATCTCTGGTGCCCCCCAGTTTGTAAGAGACAGCACCCTGTGGGCTGGGTCAGAAGAAACTAGGAGTCAAGCCTGTTGAGAGATTTGGGCCAAGCTATATCCCCTAactctcagtttctccatctattaAAACGGCAACATAGTTCTTGCCTTGACTATCTCGGAGGATTCCTTGAAGGCCTGAAAGGGTTATAATGACTGTAAAAGCAAACCGTTACACAGTGTGAAGGGATAGGGGGCATTTCATGGTTCCTAGCAACTTGTGTTCTGAAACATGGCACATAAGGTGTGAAAGCATCCGACCCAAACAGTCCAGCAGTGCCCCTTCCCCAGGCCCTACGGAGGGCAGGACAGGCTCTGTCAGCTTGGACAGAAGCACAACTGCTCGGTTTCATTTCTTAGGAGAATTTCTCCTCTGCCTTCTGGACCAACCTCCCTCCccaaaaaaagagatagaaagcattgCTCTGGTGTTTGGACTCTTGCCCCGAAGCTGATCTTGCCCAGAATGAAGGTACCTCAGAAACTACTGGAGACCCTGCTGGGAATGAGTGGTAAACAGAACTTGTACGTTTCTTCCCATAATGCTGTTGTATTTTTCTGACTGTAGGAGTGGGAAGTGGGGTGTGTGTAGCACATGGGTAAACGGACAGGGTCCCAGGGAAAGCCAAAACGACCACAGCACAGGCACGCGACAAACGGGCCATACCTGAAGGATGCCAATCAGCTTTTTGGCTATAAAAGGGCCAAAGTGAGATGCTTTTGATAAGCTCACTCCTTTGTAGTCTGCAAGAATTACAATTCCGTTCACTTGGGTTTCTTCAGACTGAATGAGTTTCTCTAATGTCAAGTATATGGCGCGGATGTTTTCGGTAATTGGATAGTTGCTCGGTATCCATCTGTCTAAGGTCGTAAGAGATGGACAGTATGttacagaaacaaatacaaacaatCAGACAGGCTAAGATTTATCTCTGTGCTAAAACtattgtttaaaaacagaaaagcaagatCTTCTACGGGCATGACCCTGTGGAGGTTAATAACAGCAGCAGCTGATGCTTATGACCTCCAAACACAGCAGCACATTCTGACGTGGAAACGCAACTGAGTGGTGAAGCTAAGACTGAGCTCCGAAGTCAGACACACCTGGGGGTTTGaatcttactagctgtgtgacgcTGGGCAACTTACTTCCTCACTCTGAGCCTATATTGCCTCCTAAGTAGAATgggataatagtacttaccttaATGGACATCTGTGCCTTCTGCCATCAGATGTGTCCCCTTATCTTCATAACACCACCCTAATTTCCCGTGGGCAACAACCTCTTCCCATGCTGGCCATGCAGTTTGGGTAAAATTGACTTGAGTGCAGGTGGCAGATGTGGGCTTGGCCAATCTGGGTCTTCACAGTCACCTGGCCACAGTGTGTGATCCAAGCCAGGTCAAGCAGAGCCAAGGGGACTCAATTCGGGGGCCCTGGCCCTTTGGAGAGAGAagatctctcttctctcttgcaGTGGGGAGGCTGGAAGCCTGAGACTCAGGGACCCCGTGAGGCAGGAATTGCTCTGAGAAGGAAGCCCATGCTGAGGCCAGCTGAGATGGAGAAGGCTTTCCAATGCCGTAGTTGGAGCAAATCCCCTTTTCCAGGCTGGACGCTCCTTTACTACTCCCCTTATCTTTAAGGAGTCTTTCCTTTGTTTGGGAAAAAGATGAGTGACGACTCTTTGACTATTAACCACTATTCTCAAGAAAATCCCACCGAGACCTGTATATCCCTTTGATTGCCACCAATGGGAgatataatatatgcaaaattcCTATGAAAAACATCTTTGTCCGAAAATTGTGTCAGCTTGCTGTTTAATGTTTAAAGCTGCCAATTAAACCTGCTTCTACATAACTGGCTATCATCCTTTTCAATCATATATGTCTCAAAAGAGCTTATAAAAAGGCAAAGCCAGTCCCCAGTGAAGGACGAAACCTTCTGTGTATGCCTCCACCTAAAAGGCTGAGTCAGTGGGAAGGGGCCTAGATCTGCTCCAGACATATAGGGGGGAAAAGATTCATCTCACGAGCAAAGGGTGGAAGCCATGCAAGCAAAGAGGTAAAACCAGTGTGGGAATATCTGACTGTTTTGTAAGATTCTTACGAGTTGAGCACAAAGGAGCAGCAGAAAACCCAGTGACCGGTTTCTAGGTCTCCTGGTACTTTGAAATCTCCACTgcattgcttatttaaaaatagacaccCCTCATTTTGGAAAGGGCCTAAAATAGCAGGTCAAGCAGTTAGTTAACACTGTGCCTGGTACGTAGTAAAGGCTCGAGAGTGGTCTAGTCTCCAAAGAGGGTTTCGTCAGTGACTAAAGGAAATGGTGATGTGGGGCttaaaggcagaggaaggggcaCGGGGTTCCTGCGCCCCATCAGACGTCCCTTCAAGAGGCCTTTGGTTGCATGAGCAAAGAGGGCTGCCAGCAAGTTCTCCTTTTCTGGCTTGTTGGGAGGAACACTACAATCTTACTTTCAAATTTCGTCTCAGCTCTGGTCTGATGGAAAATGTTGCGGCTGGGGCTGGGTGGAGAGCTCTCCTGAGTTTCCAATGCACTTGGTGTCACAGAAGAGAACAGGGTAAAGAATCAGGAGGCTGGAGTTCTAGCATCCCCTAGTCATTGTGTCAGCTAAAAAAAGGTCCCCCCACATTTCTAAATGCTATTTGGGGGTGGGAAGTGGCCCCCAATTGAACACTGCTgtgccaaagaaatgtaaagTGTCCTGAACACTATCGTGAAGTGCTAAGATCAGAAAGTGAATCTAAAGTGCATCCTTTCAATGGCTtaacaaaggagaggaaaggagggaaaggttGGAGGAGGCACGTGGTAGGCTGGCACCTTTCCAGCAGTTGCCCAGCCCACACTGATAACTGCACCTCACCTTCTCACAAGGATGGGGTTGGGGGTCCTGGCAGCCCTGTTTGTACCCTACGACCAGAGCAGCTTTCACAGCCCTAGAAATCTGGAGTTTGTATAGAAGGAACTTAGTTGGGAGGCCAAGTAAACCTAGGAGTTGAGGGACACCAGAGGCAACCATGTGCACAGAGGCAGCAATAGCCAGTTTAAAAGAGAGAAGTGAAGAAGATATGCAAAGGGCAGCAGGAACATGCTGGGCCCAGAGAGGCGCACACACTGACAGACAGGCAGCAGCAGAGACAGGGAGAATGGTGGGCTTAGTTCCGGAAGGGGGAATGAACTGGGCTCTGGTTCTGGGTTCCAGGGCCTCGTGACAGCTGCCGCACCTGCAGCTCACCCGTTCTGTGAGGTGCTCCTGTCTCCTTAGACTATATCCTCCCTTTTATAAAAAAACTGGGTTGAGTAGGTTTTTGCAACCCGGAGAGCTCTGACTAAAACAGGGAGGGGACAAAAGGGAATAAGAAGAGGACAGTGGGCAGACGCATCCCACACAGACTGTACACACGTGCCTCGCAAGTCGAATGCAATACCTGGGCGGATGCACAGGACATGGCAGCCCCGGGGGTCGGTGTGGGGCAGCACAGTGAGGAATCCGGAAGCGAGGACATCTTTCAAGGCCGACGGCCTCAGGTTACTGAAGACTTCGGGCCAGCTTCGCCTACAGCTGTGGTAGTTGATCAGGAGCTGCAGGGCGCGGTCGTAATCAAACTTGCGGGCTCGGAGGAAGCGCAGCAGGAAGGCGTCATCCAGATTGGTGCTCAGGTGGGGGTGCTCCTTCCTCACCATGTCGCGGAGGGCCTGGACGTCTCGAAGTCTCCATTCCGGCTTCTCCTGCAGCTCTTCCCTGGCCTTGGTGACCAGTTCTTCTGTCAGTGAGCACACGTAGCCAGGAGGCTCGGGTGCTGGCAGCAGCTCATTTTCGGAAAGTGAGGCCGCAGAAGGGCTGGTTCTCAGAGAGTCACTTTCTTCTGACATTAGCTCCCAGGATCCCTATCAAAACCAGAGCTCCAAGTGAAGTTAATGACGTCCACGGCTCATTTCAAACCCCAGGGCAGCTGATATAGGGGGACAGGAACATTTTGGTCAAGCCAAGGAAcctcagagcagtggttctccactgGGGGACTGAACGGGATCTGAACCACATGCCCAGGTCCAGCCCAGACTGAAGGGAGTTAGAATCTCCACGGAGGCACCCGGGCACCTCCAGCGGCAGACACACACGCCTCATCAAACACATGGCCTTGCTTACAGAAGTGCATGAATGGGTGCTCGACCTTCCTTGTAATTaaagaaatgtgaatgaaaaCAACTCTGAAATTCAGACTGGCACAAATACAAAACGGGTACTCGAATACACTTGCTGTTGGGAGAATAAATTGACATAGCCTTTTAAGAGGGCAGTTTGtcaatatcaaattttaaaaccacATACCCTTTGGCTCAGAATTCCATTTCTAGTACAGATATTTATACGTGTGTACAAAATATGTACACGAGGGTGCCATTACAAGTATTGGTTATAATGGCAAAAGGTAGGAAACACTTTAATTACATACCAGTTGGAGACTGGTTAAATAGTATGACCATATGAATGGGATACGATCCGGTCATGAAAAGAAATTAGGCagatctttataaataaatatgctaaggaaaaagaaagcaggttgCAGAACAGTGTACATAAAATAATTGTGtcgatattttaaaaatagatacatagatatactTGTGAGTACACCTAAAATTTCTGGAAGGAGATACAAGAAACCATTGTCAATTGTTCCCAGGTAATAGAACTAGAGAACCAGATATTTATGGTAGAAGAGACTATTTactgtactgatttttttttttttttaaccatacaCATGTGACATCATGGAGTCCATGAAACTGAGTTCATCAGATTTCCTGCTGGGGTGGAGCATAATTGACAGATGGCCCAGCTGCTGTCCCTTAGGATGCCACACTTTCCACAGGTTGTCCCCAGACATGGGATTCCTCTAACAGGCAACTCTGCCTTGAGGACTCCCTACCAGCCTTACCAAACCTTTTGTGGAAATGCACTGCAGTCCAAGACTTTCTGCCCAAACCTccttccctggggctgggctgctgtGGCTGCCCGAGGGCTCTCCCTGACTTGTCCCCTCCCTTTGTGTTCCATGGGCATTCCATGTCTAATCCCATCCTAGTGTCTGCTTAGAAGACCTGAACCAACAACACACTTCTTGcgtgcaaaacaaaaacaacactgcTGCCTTAGATATTCCAGGAATAAGGGTAGCAGCAGGACTGCCCAGTTTTAAAGCCCAAGCTCATGTCCATAGGCTGCCACTGATCCCCCACTCCAAGCTCAACAAGGAACGTGGGGACCACCTCAGGGGTCTCTGCACATAGCTAGCCTCCCCGCAGCCCACAGCAGCCAGTCACCAGGTCACTCCCTCTAAACCTTAGGTCTGCCTACTCCATTCTTTGCATCCTAACCTCCAGCCTCACCCACCTCCTTCCACTTCTTCCCAAGGGTGTGTTTTCTTGCCCTGTGGACATCCTGATGCCTCCAACTAGCATGCTCTTCCTCCAGTTCATCACCTGACTGATTCACCCTTAAGTTCCAATTAGAtgccatttcattcattcaacaaataatgagcacttactatgtaccaggccctCTTCTAGGCACTGTGGATACAGCAGTGAACCAATAAAAATAATCCTGCCTTTATTGAGCTTAGATACTAGTGTGGGGGGCTATCAGCAAAATAAACTATAGTCTACTAGAAGATGGTAAGTACTATGGATAGAAATAAAGCAGGTAAGGGGGTTCAATGTATCTGGGGGTAGGAGTTAAAATTGTGAacagggtggtcagagaaggcctcacctaagtgacatttgaacaaagacaaaggaaacaaaggaacaagccatgcagatatctgggggaagagcaagtgcaaagtcTGCGGCAGGAACATGCAAGGCTTTTTCGAGAAACAGAGAGGAGACCGTGTGGCTTGAGCCAAATGAGCAAGGTGAAAAGCATTAGCGGACAGATTCAGAGAGGTAATGGGGGTCTCATTGGTACAGAGCTTTGTAGGCCAGTAAGCACCTTGACTTTTACTCTCAAGTTTGGTGGGAGCCATGGAGGGTTTTGGGTAGAGTGACATGACAGGACTTATACTTTAAAAGGATTACTCGGCTGTCTTGCGAATGGACTGTAAGGGGAAGAAGACGGGAGTGAAGAGACCCGTTAGAGGTTATTGCAATAATTCAGACGAGAGAGACGGTGCTTAAAGCAGGTCTTCTCTGACTCCAGGCCAGGTTAGGAGCCTGTGTCACAGAAGCTCTGACATGGCAAGCACTTCTCCCACGCCACTGTAATTGTCGGTACAGCAACATTCCCCTCTGTTTTGTTCATCACCTTAAACCCAGCACCTAACAGGGTGTCAGACATAGTCtgcactccataaatatttgtggaatgaatttaATCTGCTTGGCAGAGGTATGCTGAGGGAAGAATGGAGCAACCATCACCATTCATAGGACCCACCCTGGGCTCTGTTTCCACGCAAGTCACCAACAGACACCTGTAATCCCAACCCGGTGCTTACCCAGGACCCAGACTGTAGTGTCCAAGTCTGTGTCCTAGCCTCAAAGTCCCTCTCCAGCCTATCTGCCACCTTTCCCTCTCCATGCACATTAAATGCCAGTCAAAACAAACTAATTACCCACCATTCTCAGAACACCTCATGCATTTTTGATACCGCTGCCTGGAATTTCCTCTCCTTGTTTTTTCCCAACCAGACAACTCATCACCTTCCAAGCCCAGCTTCATGAAGCCATCCCTGATTCCCCCAGGGTGAGTCCCTCGTTTTCCACAGCCCCGGGTTCCTAGTTCTCTTTCAGAAATGGCGGTCCAGTGTCAAGGGTGTTTACATGAATCTCCTCAGTCAGTCTCACCATCTAGTCATTATCTGATAATTACTGATCACCTACGGGCACTGGCCACATCCgtctctcatttaatcttcacagtatcTGGTGACAGCACTATGACTGTTCCcatttacaaaggaggaaatcgcccactagaatgtaaattccCTGAGGGTAGGCAATTGGCCTGACACACTCCTTGCTACCCTAGCGCCTGACACAGGACGGTGCTCAGTAAGCTCAGCAAATATCAGCGGGTGGCGTGAGGTTAAGAGACGTGCCCAAGGGTCCCccccagggaggcagagaaggatgCGTctagccccacactgggctccagACTCCACCTGAGCTTCCCGTTTAACCTCCAAGGTCTTGGCAGCGTCAAGCACAGAGCAGGGCTCAGTCTGTCTGGTGAATGAACTGATGGGGGGGGGCACAAGGAGAGATGCAAACACCCCTTGTTAGGGTGGAGCCGGAAATCTTCCTCACCTGGAGCCCATCATTCTGTGGCCAtcaccttcctccccaccccacccaaaccACAGGCCAGAATGCCATCCCTCTTGTAGCCCTAGAGACCCTACGTCCCGTCGACAGCCTTCCGAGGCCCCCCACTTCCGGTTGTCACCCCGTCCCTAGGTATCCCCATTTCCTGGGGTCTCTCTCCGAGGGTCCCCCACTTCCGGTTATGCCTCCCTCTCAGGGGTCCCTTTTCCCGGCCCCCAGGGCACATGGACCGGCTCGCGGGCACTCACCGGCCCGGCAGCGGGGCGGAGCGCGGGTCAATCGGCGGCGGGAGCCTCGTCCGGCAGCGCGCACAGAACCGACCCGCACTCCCcgccgggccgggccgggcccTCGCGCCGGAAGTGACGATCGCAGGGCGTGCGGGGGCGGGGCGCCGCCCTCAGCGCGATGGGGCGGCGTCACCCCGCGGTGCCGGCGATTTGTCCCCACCTGGCGGCCGGGCCCCGCGCTGTGGGCCTCGAGCGTGGGGAGAAGCTGGCTGGGAGGGACGGGGAGCACCGGCAGGTTTAGGTGGGGAAACCGAGGAACAGAGAAGGACGGAAAGCTGCCGTTTTCTCGAGAACGTACTACCATCTACGTGGTGTTTTACATCCATTGTCTCATTAAAGCCTCATGCTTATGGAAGCTGTGTCATGAGAGAGACACTGGCAGTCAATGAAGTAAAGGGCTTCAAACCTAGACTTTGGGATTAGCCTTCCGTCCCCTTCAGAAAATGGTAGCTTGGGAAAGGCTTTGGTAGACCCCACCCCAAGTCCATTTCAATCCCTAGCCCCTTCAACAGGTATTTTGTGCAATTACGGCTTTGAGACAAATTTCCTAGGTCCCTCTTTCAGGCAGAGTAAAGACATTACGCCATTTCTAGAGAGAAATTCTGTGGTCCAGGAGGACTCAGAGCCCAAAGGAGTATCCAAGAGATGACCTTAATCTCTTACTTTCCCTACCCCAGGGTCAAGGGGTCCCAGGGAGATGAGAGCTGATCCAAGAGGGCGGCAAGAACCTGGCTGTTCTTGACTGTGCGGGGGGGATGAAATGGAGGGTGCAAATCAGTAATTACAGAATCTTTCAATTTTATCATCTCCAGTGTCCTTAAAAACCAAAGACTCTAAATGTGGAAGAAAGGAGCTACAGATGTAATATAGCTTGAAATATTAGGTTAATTAAAAGCCCCATAATGCTGTATTTGCATTGGAAATAGTAGCATGAATTCAAGAGATGAcgtgtttttaaaatgaaatatatacacacacacacataatatatatagttCTATCCATTAGAAAGGCCTAGAAACAATTACTAATGTAGTAGCAATGCACATACCTAGCATTCAGATTCTAGTCTTGAAAtgccattttctattttttaaaaaataaagggatcTCTGAGGAATTTCTGATTACAGATCAGTAGCAggaaaatatacaagatgagcctggaatatcTTGTCATACTAGACAACAAGGAAGCTATCAAAGGCACTAGGGTCACGTCAAAAGAACTAAAAACCAATCTGAAGATGAGACAATTTCGCTGCAGCAAAGATAATTGCAGATGATTGAAACTCATCAAATATGTTTCAATCCCTGAGTTgataaaaacagcaaagaaaagtTCATAAATCCAACAAAAAACACTAATTGATTATCTTCTGAGGATGGCATGGAAACAAATTATATTCTTGAAAATcaggtaaataaaaggaaagaatcaagtATTTATTCCACCATTCATATATGAACTGTACTACTGGGTAACCAAATAATAGATTAAGAAAAGCAACTTCTCATAAATTATTACAGctaatatatgaaaacaaaataatacagtattgccATTTTGCAACCTGCAATAAATTCATGTCTCTAGccaaaaaagaagagcaaaactCCAGCCACATACATGTTTCTCGATAAAAGAACTCAGAACCACATATTATCGTGACAAAGGGATGGAACCTGGGTCTGATCTAGCTGCTAATTTGCAGGAAATGCAGAGGTCAAAGGGCCATGTTGAACTGTACAATGAGGATGCAATTGACCATATACAGACTTTGTGAAACTCTGCAAGTCAAGCAGCCTGAGTTCTTCAATAGATAAACTTCAAGGAGAACAAAGAGGTCGAGGGAAAAACCTATGCATTCACAGAAGCTGAAAAGACatattaagttttttttaaaatgggcaaaactaAACTGAAATGTGTAGGAGTGCACACTCGGGTGATTGAACCATAAAGACATCCAAGGAAATAATTGCTGTAAAAGTCAGGTTAGAGGTTACTTTTGGGGGAAGAGCTGTGATTTGGATGGGGTTCATGGAGGGGCTCTTGGGAAGCTGGcaaagttctatttcttgacctgggtggtggttacaGTGTGTTTGCCTTGAAATAACTCACTAAGCTACAAATTTAATTTGTATGATTTTCTTCGTCTGTGGTTTGTCTTACcatataaagattttaaaaaatgaaaacagaattacgtgtgtgtgtgtaaatatacatATCTGGCTTATGGGAGCACCAGGGACATGGTAGTGGCTCACTAGATATGAGTTCCCTTTCCTGTGAATCCTGTCAAAACCCATACCTGTGGGATTTCAGTGCCATTAGTAATGTTACGAATTTGTGtgactaattaaaaaatagttgaTGCTTATTAAGTgattattatgtgccaggcactgttcccaGTGCATCTAATCTAACTGAATCttctcatcatcatcaccatcatcatcattactcccattatacagaaaa is a genomic window containing:
- the TTPAL gene encoding alpha-tocopherol transfer protein-like isoform X2 → MSEESDSLRTSPSAASLSENELLPAPEPPGYVCSLTEELVTKAREELQEKPEWRLRDVQALRDMVRKEHPHLSTNLDDAFLLRFLRARKFDYDRALQLLINYHSCRRSWPEVFSNLRPSALKDVLASGFLTVLPHTDPRGCHVLCIRPDRWIPSNYPITENIRAIYLTLEKLIQSEETQVNGIVILADYKGVSLSKASHFGPFIAKKLIGILQDGFPIRIKAVHVVNEPRIFKGIFAIIKPFLKEKIANRFFLHGSDLNSLHANLPRSILPREYGGTAGELDITAWNTVLLASEEDFVKEFCQPVPACDSILGQALPPEGLTSDAQCDDPTWAMKSQLYSCY
- the TTPAL gene encoding alpha-tocopherol transfer protein-like isoform X3 — its product is MSEESDSLRTSPSAASLSENELLPAPEPPGYVCSLTEELVTKAREELQEKPEWRLRDVQALRDMVRKEHPHLSTNLDDAFLLRFLRARKFDYDRALQLLINYHSCRRSWPEVFSNLRPSALKDVLASGFLTVLPHTDPRGCHVLCIRPDRWIPSNYPITENIRAIYLTLEKLIQSEETQVNGIVILADYKGVSLSKASHFGPFIAKKLIGILQDGFPIRIKAVHVVNEPRIFKGIFAIIKPFLKEKIANRRSTHSAPEETNTRSPWWVWCVGDGSVEKYSHAGCPHTQLSALDDATGTRTDTTDQHKRRRRVHCSFISKHKPGTCHPPAEVDA
- the TTPAL gene encoding alpha-tocopherol transfer protein-like isoform X1, whose amino-acid sequence is MSEESDSLRTSPSAASLSENELLPAPEPPGYVCSLTEELVTKAREELQEKPEWRLRDVQALRDMVRKEHPHLSTNLDDAFLLRFLRARKFDYDRALQLLINYHSCRRSWPEVFSNLRPSALKDVLASGFLTVLPHTDPRGCHVLCIRPDRWIPSNYPITENIRAIYLTLEKLIQSEETQVNGIVILADYKGVSLSKASHFGPFIAKKLIGILQDGFPIRIKAVHVVNEPRIFKGIFAIIKPFLKEKIANRRSTHSAPEETNTRSPWWVWCVGDGSVEKYSHAGCPHTQLSALDDATGKYLHWNTPALQASLQGGGCGTVASPVSHLWKSRAHAANPFHLTAVLRGYLRSTL